From the genome of Leptolyngbya iicbica LK, one region includes:
- a CDS encoding lysozyme translates to MGTWIKETDKAFYLMQGGYWISRLTKYPSTTNPLEQVVNTAALEQWLMRPDGPTAITFSQGTGYPEPEPIPDKPAPPPGQINEDGIIIVKSFEGLRLQAYQDSVGIWTIGYGHTSMAGPPDVYPGMVITEAEADQILRRDLDLFEAGVTRGVTIATNSDQFSAMVSFAFNVGLGAFRDSTLLRKHNAGDFAGAANEFLRWVYAGGQFLPGLERRRKAERALYLSQDYTIYL, encoded by the coding sequence ATGGGTACTTGGATTAAAGAAACTGACAAAGCGTTTTATCTGATGCAGGGCGGCTATTGGATTTCGCGCCTGACCAAATATCCGTCAACCACTAACCCTTTAGAACAAGTCGTCAATACTGCCGCGCTAGAGCAATGGCTCATGCGCCCCGACGGGCCTACTGCGATCACTTTTTCCCAGGGCACTGGCTATCCCGAACCCGAACCCATTCCCGATAAGCCAGCGCCCCCGCCGGGGCAAATTAATGAAGACGGCATCATCATCGTCAAAAGCTTTGAAGGACTGAGGCTGCAAGCCTATCAAGACTCTGTCGGTATTTGGACGATTGGTTATGGACATACCTCAATGGCAGGACCGCCCGACGTTTATCCCGGCATGGTAATTACCGAAGCCGAGGCTGATCAAATTTTGCGGCGCGATCTGGATTTATTTGAGGCCGGTGTAACCCGAGGCGTTACTATCGCCACCAACTCCGATCAGTTTTCGGCGATGGTGTCTTTTGCCTTCAATGTTGGTCTGGGTGCGTTTCGCGACTCTACCCTACTGCGTAAACACAATGCTGGTGACTTTGCTGGAGCAGCGAATGAATTTTTACGCTGGGTCTATGCGGGCGGTCAATTTCTACCGGGGTTAGAACGGCGACGCAAGGCAGAGCGAGCATTGTACTTAAGCCAAGACTACACGATCTATCTGTAG
- a CDS encoding D-Ala-D-Ala carboxypeptidase family metallohydrolase, whose amino-acid sequence MGTWIKETDKAVYLMDGNYYIDAIYKQPSSTNPLEEVANISTMKGWFQRPDKPGAMTIAVGTGAPEPEPKPDEPSKPPPIPELRGMQIRTTADTFFKLALKDSSQLTDKEKVFVDKGQTFDIQYYTNVGNSHWEIELLEPTIGDRQTTRWYVYVPHIELLTRILLTVTSDTLFKTEPKLSIDLPPEAKVFVKNGTQMRLLSFEPAASNHTKIELADASLGPNQRTTWYAYTPDVKILGQRQTLETVNDTIFKTKTIQSSQLPANEKVFVRNKTVFLLNSYLQPADMHVRVALQGAFLGPENRNTWYCFLPDIKISGTEIGNRPDDSNPSSGGQSPGDRGIAMQFPGFNGVYYSNNPIHPTNQFGQPGNFTWGEALHADPATGFYRRPSNAGVVYNILDMARVMEDIRRRYGNRPIRINSWYRDPVTNAAVGGASQSRHLTGDAIDFVVPGIHPFDVFADLDPWWGNRGGLASSSVFTHIDMRGYRARWDYGY is encoded by the coding sequence ATGGGCACCTGGATTAAGGAGACCGACAAAGCGGTCTATTTGATGGATGGCAATTACTACATTGATGCGATTTATAAACAGCCTTCATCGACGAATCCCTTAGAAGAAGTGGCAAATATTTCCACGATGAAGGGGTGGTTTCAACGTCCTGACAAGCCAGGTGCTATGACGATTGCGGTGGGGACGGGTGCGCCGGAGCCCGAACCGAAACCGGATGAGCCCTCCAAGCCGCCACCAATTCCCGAACTGCGGGGAATGCAAATTCGGACGACTGCGGATACTTTTTTCAAGCTGGCTCTGAAAGATTCGAGTCAGTTGACCGATAAGGAAAAAGTGTTTGTGGATAAGGGGCAAACGTTTGACATTCAGTACTACACCAATGTGGGCAACAGCCACTGGGAAATTGAACTGTTAGAGCCGACGATTGGCGATCGCCAAACGACTCGTTGGTATGTGTATGTGCCCCATATCGAACTGTTGACTCGTATCTTGTTAACGGTGACTAGCGATACCCTGTTCAAAACTGAGCCAAAGTTGTCGATTGACTTGCCACCGGAAGCCAAAGTTTTTGTCAAAAATGGCACCCAGATGCGGTTACTCAGCTTTGAACCGGCGGCTAGTAACCACACCAAAATTGAGCTGGCGGATGCTTCTTTGGGGCCAAACCAGCGGACAACGTGGTATGCCTACACACCAGATGTCAAAATTTTGGGCCAGCGCCAAACGCTGGAGACAGTGAATGACACCATTTTCAAAACCAAGACGATACAGTCTTCGCAGTTGCCTGCTAATGAAAAGGTATTCGTTAGAAACAAGACAGTCTTTTTGCTAAATTCCTACCTGCAACCGGCTGATATGCATGTGCGAGTGGCGTTGCAAGGAGCATTTTTAGGGCCAGAAAATCGCAACACTTGGTACTGCTTTTTGCCGGACATCAAGATTTCGGGGACAGAAATTGGCAATCGCCCGGATGACAGCAATCCCAGCAGTGGAGGGCAATCACCAGGCGATCGCGGCATTGCGATGCAATTCCCCGGCTTTAACGGCGTTTATTATTCAAATAACCCCATTCATCCGACCAACCAGTTTGGCCAACCCGGTAACTTTACCTGGGGTGAAGCACTCCATGCTGACCCTGCGACTGGTTTCTACCGTCGTCCTAGCAATGCGGGTGTGGTTTACAACATTCTCGACATGGCCCGCGTGATGGAAGATATCCGTCGTCGTTATGGCAACCGACCGATTCGCATCAACTCTTGGTATCGCGATCCCGTCACTAATGCGGCTGTTGGCGGGGCTTCCCAATCTCGGCATCTGACGGGGGATGCGATCGACTTTGTCGTGCCAGGCATCCATCCCTTCGATGTGTTTGCTGACCTGGATCCGTGGTGGGGCAATCGCGGCGGCTTAGCCAGCTCCTCGGTATTTACGCATATCGATATGCGCGGCTATCGCGCTCGTTGGGATTACGGATATTAG
- a CDS encoding class I SAM-dependent methyltransferase: MVESSMNLKKLLPTARKMKQVIKPAAPVKFLDESSKRDLIDRYSQKEFAELDYALVRDFCDSSDHLPQICHLNGDLKNVQRAWTVKAVLGTLPLGSRLLEIGGGVPLAAGMLAELGYDVTIVDPYEGAGNGPTEYEAYKQQFPNVKFTRSYFSDDLQGYEDASFDGIYSISVLEHIPLVDLDSVYRGIHKFLRQGGRSIHCLDIVVEGDRTDAHKATLKKVFYLQKGLVQGPCSQSDTDHLCDEMLENMARDLETFYLSAEGHNLWRGSTLYEEFPFRKVISAQTCVSYHNN, translated from the coding sequence ATGGTAGAAAGTTCTATGAATCTAAAAAAGCTGCTGCCGACTGCTAGGAAGATGAAACAAGTGATTAAACCAGCGGCACCTGTGAAATTTTTAGATGAGTCGTCTAAGCGTGACTTGATCGATCGATATAGTCAAAAAGAGTTTGCAGAACTGGACTACGCATTAGTGCGTGACTTTTGTGATAGCTCTGATCACTTACCTCAAATCTGTCATCTAAATGGTGATCTTAAAAATGTTCAACGAGCTTGGACGGTCAAGGCTGTACTGGGAACTCTTCCTCTTGGGAGTAGGCTCTTAGAGATTGGTGGAGGTGTGCCTTTGGCCGCAGGTATGTTAGCTGAGCTTGGGTACGATGTGACAATTGTCGATCCATATGAAGGGGCTGGTAATGGGCCCACAGAATACGAGGCCTACAAACAACAATTTCCCAATGTTAAATTCACTAGGAGTTATTTTAGTGATGATTTGCAAGGATATGAGGACGCTAGTTTTGATGGCATTTACTCTATTTCGGTGCTAGAGCATATTCCATTGGTGGATCTGGATAGTGTTTATCGAGGCATTCATAAGTTTTTACGTCAGGGTGGCCGCTCTATTCATTGCTTAGATATTGTGGTGGAAGGTGATAGAACGGACGCCCACAAAGCTACTCTAAAGAAAGTGTTTTATCTGCAAAAAGGGCTGGTTCAAGGTCCGTGTTCCCAAAGCGATACCGATCATCTTTGTGACGAGATGCTTGAGAATATGGCTAGAGATTTAGAGACCTTCTACCTCTCGGCAGAAGGCCATAATTTGTGGCGAGGTAGTACGCTTTACGAAGAGTTCCCTTTTAGAAAAGTGATTTCGGCCCAAACTTGTGTCTCTTATCACAATAATTGA
- a CDS encoding glycosyltransferase family 2 protein, whose amino-acid sequence MPNLPQPSQFSKLASKFKSLVSYSTSPSLLKHKVKSLSQRTKSLSQRTIKRLRYAEVSQPQRTPSETFSASYQNLTTEQFRQILDPLLIAHSASIPIDDPPIISILTPTYNSSLDWFVETVLSVLNQTSHAWEWCLVDDGSSAEDIRTVLTQLTQKHPRIRVAFQTSGGISAATNKALDMAYGQYVCFLDHDDTLVPHAIERSLQELEKGFDFVYSDEDKIDGSGQYYIEPFLKPDWSPEYLRGVMYVGHLLCVRKQHVLDLGGLDSQYDGVQDYELALRLSESALRVGHISEVLYHWRKIPGSIAADVRAKPKIEQLQQAAVNAHLKRLALPATAQQLGNHRIKLQPAVKDTYPLVSIIIPTKDAPHHLERCLNSLFAVSTYPNFEVVIVDNETSDPKALQLMQEYPIKRLLFPYPFHYSKANNLGAQYAQGDYLIFLNNDTEIVAKDWVQNLLYYAEQPDVGAAGALLLYPNHTVQHAGVVMGIRGTADHIMRGFPVGADGYAGSLVCAREVSAVTAACMMVKNQDFNAVVGFSEHYFHHYQDADLCMRLLHLGKRNIVVPEATLIHHESATRKEYYDLVDRYFLLDQWQDYIEAGDPFYNPGFALDRFDYSIKVT is encoded by the coding sequence ATGCCTAATCTTCCCCAACCAAGTCAATTTAGCAAATTGGCCTCTAAATTTAAGTCCCTGGTTAGCTACAGTACTTCTCCCAGTCTGCTTAAGCATAAGGTAAAGTCATTATCCCAGCGTACAAAGTCATTATCCCAGCGTACAATTAAGCGACTGCGCTACGCCGAAGTCAGTCAGCCTCAACGCACACCATCCGAAACGTTTTCAGCCTCCTATCAAAATCTTACAACTGAGCAATTTCGGCAAATCTTAGATCCTCTTCTGATTGCCCATAGTGCTTCTATTCCAATTGATGATCCTCCAATTATCAGTATTCTGACTCCCACGTATAACTCCTCTCTAGATTGGTTTGTTGAAACTGTTTTGAGCGTACTTAACCAAACTTCTCATGCTTGGGAATGGTGCCTGGTAGATGACGGATCTTCTGCAGAAGATATTCGTACTGTTCTCACTCAACTCACCCAAAAACATCCTAGAATCCGAGTGGCATTTCAAACTTCTGGGGGTATTAGCGCCGCTACCAATAAAGCCTTGGATATGGCTTATGGCCAATATGTCTGTTTTCTGGATCACGACGACACGCTAGTGCCCCATGCCATTGAGCGCTCACTCCAAGAGTTAGAAAAAGGTTTCGATTTTGTTTACTCTGATGAAGACAAAATCGATGGTTCCGGTCAGTACTATATTGAGCCTTTTTTAAAGCCTGACTGGTCGCCAGAATACTTGCGGGGAGTCATGTATGTGGGTCACCTATTATGTGTTCGCAAGCAACATGTCTTAGACCTCGGCGGACTTGATAGCCAATACGACGGTGTTCAGGATTATGAATTAGCGCTACGTCTTTCAGAGTCCGCCTTGCGAGTCGGTCATATTTCGGAAGTGCTTTATCATTGGCGCAAAATTCCAGGTAGCATAGCTGCGGATGTAAGGGCTAAACCAAAAATTGAGCAGCTACAGCAAGCAGCCGTTAATGCTCATTTAAAGCGTCTAGCTTTACCGGCTACGGCCCAACAACTCGGCAATCACCGCATCAAACTCCAGCCTGCGGTCAAAGATACTTACCCTCTTGTGAGCATTATCATCCCCACTAAAGATGCGCCCCATCATCTGGAACGTTGCCTCAATAGTCTCTTTGCTGTATCTACTTACCCTAATTTTGAAGTTGTAATAGTTGATAACGAAACGAGTGATCCTAAAGCGTTGCAGCTCATGCAAGAATATCCGATCAAACGCTTATTATTTCCCTATCCTTTTCACTATTCAAAAGCCAATAATTTAGGCGCTCAGTACGCACAAGGTGATTACTTGATATTTCTGAATAATGATACTGAAATAGTCGCTAAAGATTGGGTACAAAACTTACTCTATTATGCAGAACAGCCTGATGTTGGTGCCGCTGGCGCGTTACTTTTGTACCCGAACCATACTGTGCAACATGCTGGGGTAGTCATGGGCATTAGGGGGACCGCTGACCATATTATGCGGGGATTTCCGGTCGGGGCAGATGGGTATGCTGGCTCGCTTGTATGTGCCCGTGAGGTTTCTGCCGTGACTGCTGCCTGCATGATGGTGAAAAACCAAGATTTTAATGCAGTAGTAGGCTTCAGCGAGCATTACTTTCACCACTACCAAGATGCTGATCTTTGCATGAGGCTCCTACACTTGGGAAAACGTAATATCGTTGTCCCGGAGGCGACGTTGATTCATCATGAATCGGCAACGCGCAAAGAGTATTATGATTTGGTGGATCGCTATTTCTTACTGGATCAGTGGCAAGACTACATTGAAGCTGGCGATCCTTTTTACAATCCTGGTTTCGCGCTTGATCGTTTCGACTACTCCATTAAGGTTACGTAA
- a CDS encoding pentapeptide repeat-containing protein yields the protein MGRWGKWAIATMILAQATIGSALASMADTLNPVQQLLVSRQCNGCDLAGAALSGLQLAGVSLTRANLQNANLQDAVLRNANLQGADLTQANLQAAVLTQTNLTAATLVESNLSDARLAFADLTETDLQRADLMGAIAPETNFTGAQLAAADLSAAVLIKASFTTANLASANLQAADLTEAYILRTDATNANLQGADFSRARLVRSNFDGADLTEANLRRAIINRSTFEDATFCRTIMPDGSLNNADCLRE from the coding sequence ATGGGCAGATGGGGCAAATGGGCGATCGCGACGATGATTTTGGCCCAAGCAACAATCGGCAGTGCTCTGGCCAGCATGGCGGACACGCTTAACCCAGTGCAGCAACTGCTCGTTTCACGGCAGTGTAATGGCTGTGATCTCGCCGGAGCTGCGCTTTCTGGCTTGCAACTTGCCGGGGTTAGCCTCACCCGGGCTAACTTGCAAAATGCCAATCTCCAGGATGCGGTCTTGCGCAACGCTAACTTGCAAGGGGCTGATTTGACTCAGGCCAATTTGCAAGCCGCTGTTCTAACTCAGACCAACTTGACAGCCGCAACACTGGTGGAAAGTAATTTGTCGGACGCTCGTCTAGCTTTTGCGGATCTGACTGAAACGGATTTGCAAAGGGCGGATCTGATGGGAGCGATCGCCCCTGAGACAAATTTCACTGGCGCTCAGTTGGCCGCTGCTGACCTCTCCGCCGCTGTTCTGATCAAGGCCAGTTTTACCACCGCCAATCTGGCTAGTGCTAACCTGCAAGCCGCTGACCTGACCGAAGCCTATATTTTGCGTACCGATGCGACTAACGCCAATTTGCAAGGGGCGGATTTTTCACGGGCACGCTTGGTCCGCAGCAATTTCGACGGCGCTGACCTGACCGAGGCCAATCTACGCCGCGCCATCATCAACCGCTCTACCTTTGAAGACGCCACGTTTTGCCGCACCATCATGCCTGATGGCAGCCTCAATAATGCCGACTGTCTGAGAGAGTGA